In Streptomyces kaniharaensis, a single genomic region encodes these proteins:
- a CDS encoding helix-turn-helix transcriptional regulator, translating into MRTTRRGVSSFDGQRLAQARGRRGWTPSQLASQAALTVTVLNQYEAEERLPDPGTLSRLADALGCQVTDLCRPTVVTLRELRERSGASQPEAAEAAGRKRSTYAMLEQGRTKTLAPQAAEGLAALFDVERDAVEAAHAASVAGQASRPAPLALEGALLDRLADHFGMAPEDLLHLAQRLAAGEGGESR; encoded by the coding sequence ATGCGGACCACGCGACGCGGCGTCAGCAGCTTCGACGGCCAGCGCCTGGCGCAGGCCCGCGGTCGGCGTGGATGGACCCCGAGCCAGCTGGCCTCCCAGGCCGCCCTCACCGTGACGGTCCTGAACCAGTACGAGGCCGAGGAGCGCCTGCCGGACCCGGGCACGCTCTCGCGCCTGGCCGATGCCCTCGGCTGCCAGGTCACCGACCTGTGCCGGCCGACCGTCGTGACACTGCGGGAGCTGCGCGAGCGCTCGGGCGCCAGCCAGCCGGAGGCGGCCGAGGCCGCGGGGCGCAAGCGCAGCACGTACGCGATGCTCGAGCAGGGACGCACCAAGACTCTGGCGCCGCAGGCGGCCGAGGGGCTCGCCGCGCTCTTCGACGTGGAACGCGATGCCGTGGAGGCCGCCCACGCCGCCTCGGTGGCCGGCCAGGCGTCTCGGCCGGCGCCCCTCGCCCTGGAGGGCGCTCTTCTGGACCGCCTGGCGGACCACTTCGGGATGGCCCCCGAGGACCTGCTCCACCTGGCGCAGCGCCTGGCGGCCGGCGAGGGCGGTGAGTCCCGATGA
- a CDS encoding GP88 family protein — protein MTTTLETAPAKKKPAEKRLLTQNSQLRKEGIFNWTLPAFVIKLPDGKNFNVCSQAGACASLCYARVGAYRFKNVRAAHIRNLLLCRDSPEEWEERMAKELTHSRYDGKWIRLHDSGDFFSDDYLSAWMRIMRGAPNVRFYCYTKEISRFRRLVENDAPDNFLWCYSLGGREDHLIDLKNERHADVFPDLEALIAAGYSDQTESDLLSVLSDSPLVGIPANRIPHLLKLQGADTFSSRQRALDAKKNQRATEKAFRLAS, from the coding sequence ATGACCACCACGCTTGAAACCGCCCCGGCAAAGAAGAAGCCTGCCGAGAAAAGGCTTCTCACGCAGAATTCGCAGCTGCGCAAGGAGGGTATTTTCAACTGGACCCTACCGGCTTTCGTCATCAAACTTCCCGACGGCAAGAATTTCAATGTGTGCAGCCAGGCCGGCGCGTGTGCATCTCTTTGCTACGCCCGAGTCGGGGCCTACAGGTTCAAGAACGTCCGCGCTGCACACATTCGCAATCTTCTACTATGCCGGGATTCTCCGGAGGAGTGGGAGGAGCGCATGGCGAAGGAATTGACGCACTCCCGCTACGACGGGAAGTGGATTCGCTTGCACGATTCTGGAGATTTTTTCTCGGACGACTACTTGTCGGCATGGATGCGCATCATGAGGGGAGCGCCGAACGTTCGCTTCTACTGCTACACCAAGGAGATCTCCCGTTTCCGGCGGCTGGTCGAGAACGACGCCCCCGATAATTTCCTTTGGTGCTACAGCCTCGGCGGACGCGAGGATCACCTCATCGACCTCAAGAACGAGAGGCATGCCGACGTCTTTCCCGATCTGGAGGCGCTCATCGCCGCCGGATACTCTGACCAGACCGAGTCCGACCTCCTGTCGGTGCTCAGCGATTCACCTCTCGTCGGAATTCCAGCCAATCGGATTCCGCATCTTCTCAAGCTCCAAGGCGCGGACACATTCTCCAGCCGCCAGCGAGCCCTGGATGCGAAGAAGAACCAGCGCGCGACCGAGAAGGCATTCCGCCTGGCATCGTGA
- a CDS encoding ADP-ribosylglycohydrolase family protein, whose product MPSSSASPRPHADLGPWPAATDPAPRLDEKAMDRAAGVILGAASGDALGVPYEFKPSMSDSQFPEMKGGGPFNFAPGEYSDDTQMHVCIAEVAATGADLRTPEALDAIATNFLRWYGGGPADVGNQTRSVLSATARGKGSSPSEVMLTVSRRYAAANPNSSAGNGSLMRTGAVALAYLDDANAMAEAAKLVSELTHADPDCAEACILWCSGIRTAVLTGTFDGVREGLELLPEARRSVWAARLDEAEAHPPRHFQRNGWVVEALQAAWSAIVRTPVPEDQPEQGGFAAQHFQLALEAAVRTGRDTDTVAAIAGALLGARWGCSAIPLAWQRKVHGWPSNTSADLVRLAVLTARAGQSDRDGWPSAPRVTTPLSSGKAFSVRHPRDPGLFLGNLALTEYTGPAPVDAVVSLCRVGSDPILTGADVEHSRVWLVDKSGANSHLHFTLDQAAREVLRLRQEGKRVLLHCVAGRSRTPAIAALYSHLADGVPPLDALREVNRALGNYWTLPNHPEMLDAVFQLAGEEPQRAAFRAARRSRWRELIHRR is encoded by the coding sequence ATGCCTTCCTCCTCCGCCTCCCCCCGCCCCCACGCCGACCTCGGGCCGTGGCCCGCAGCCACCGACCCCGCGCCGCGCCTGGACGAGAAGGCCATGGACCGCGCCGCCGGCGTCATCCTGGGCGCGGCGTCGGGCGACGCGCTGGGCGTCCCGTACGAGTTCAAGCCCAGCATGAGCGACAGCCAGTTCCCGGAGATGAAGGGCGGCGGCCCCTTCAACTTCGCCCCCGGTGAGTACAGCGACGACACCCAGATGCACGTGTGCATCGCCGAGGTCGCCGCGACCGGCGCCGATCTGCGCACCCCGGAAGCACTGGACGCGATCGCCACGAACTTCCTCCGCTGGTACGGCGGCGGCCCGGCCGACGTGGGCAACCAGACGCGCAGCGTCCTGAGCGCCACGGCGCGGGGCAAGGGGAGCTCACCCTCCGAGGTGATGCTGACCGTCTCCCGCCGGTACGCGGCCGCCAACCCGAACAGCAGCGCTGGGAACGGCTCGCTGATGAGGACCGGTGCCGTCGCGCTCGCCTACCTGGACGACGCGAACGCCATGGCCGAGGCCGCGAAGCTGGTCAGCGAGCTGACCCACGCCGACCCCGACTGCGCCGAGGCGTGCATCCTGTGGTGCTCCGGCATCAGGACTGCCGTCCTGACCGGCACCTTCGATGGTGTCCGGGAGGGCCTTGAGCTCCTGCCCGAGGCCCGCCGCAGCGTGTGGGCGGCCCGTCTGGACGAGGCCGAGGCCCACCCCCCGCGGCACTTCCAGCGCAACGGCTGGGTGGTCGAAGCCCTCCAGGCCGCGTGGTCCGCCATCGTCCGCACTCCGGTGCCCGAGGACCAGCCGGAGCAGGGCGGCTTCGCCGCTCAGCACTTCCAGCTCGCGCTGGAGGCCGCCGTGCGCACCGGACGCGACACCGACACCGTCGCTGCCATCGCCGGTGCTCTGCTCGGCGCACGCTGGGGCTGCTCGGCCATCCCGCTGGCCTGGCAGCGCAAGGTCCACGGCTGGCCCTCCAACACCAGCGCCGACCTTGTCCGTCTCGCTGTGCTGACGGCCCGCGCCGGGCAGAGCGACCGCGACGGCTGGCCCTCCGCACCCCGGGTCACCACCCCGCTCTCCTCGGGCAAGGCGTTCTCCGTCCGGCACCCCCGCGACCCCGGCCTCTTCCTGGGCAACCTGGCCCTGACCGAGTACACCGGTCCCGCGCCGGTCGACGCGGTCGTCTCCCTGTGCCGTGTCGGCTCCGACCCGATCCTGACCGGCGCCGATGTCGAGCACTCCCGGGTGTGGCTGGTCGACAAGTCCGGCGCGAACTCGCACCTCCACTTCACCCTCGACCAGGCCGCCCGGGAGGTCCTGCGGCTCCGGCAGGAGGGCAAGCGCGTCCTGCTCCACTGCGTGGCCGGACGCAGCCGCACCCCCGCGATCGCGGCCCTGTACAGCCACCTCGCCGACGGCGTGCCGCCCCTGGACGCGCTGCGAGAGGTCAACCGGGCACTCGGCAACTACTGGACGCTGCCGAACCACCCCGAGATGCTCGACGCGGTCTTCCAGCTGGCCGGTGAGGAGCCCCAGCGGGCCGCCTTCCGTGCGGCTCGGCGGTCGCGGTGGCGCGAGCTGATCCACCGTCGCTGA
- a CDS encoding cell envelope biogenesis protein OmpA produces the protein MPIRCRSRQRVGDLVVPWISYEHGGYSAFGTIDAVRAQQALAERLCQVCGEQLEERFCLAVRPMDVRVGFASEPALHPECLAYSKQRCPMLNGTAATYRKSSALARHPAGRPCEDPGCTCREVAPDQGHSARSGRPADDFDAWMIDAAHYRIKTAPDRPNVLLGVDLAVPVLRIRPIRRNPRPELDRLRALISALGL, from the coding sequence GTGCCCATCCGGTGCCGCTCCCGGCAGCGCGTGGGCGACCTCGTCGTCCCCTGGATCTCCTACGAGCACGGCGGGTACTCCGCCTTCGGCACCATCGACGCCGTCAGGGCCCAGCAGGCACTGGCCGAGCGGCTGTGCCAGGTCTGCGGAGAACAGCTGGAGGAGCGCTTCTGCCTGGCGGTCCGGCCGATGGACGTCCGGGTCGGCTTCGCGTCCGAACCCGCACTCCACCCGGAGTGCCTGGCCTACAGCAAGCAGCGGTGCCCCATGCTCAACGGGACCGCCGCGACGTATCGCAAGAGTTCCGCACTGGCCAGGCACCCGGCGGGCCGTCCGTGCGAGGACCCCGGCTGCACTTGCCGGGAGGTCGCACCGGACCAGGGCCACTCCGCGCGCTCGGGCCGTCCCGCCGACGACTTCGACGCCTGGATGATCGACGCCGCCCACTACCGGATCAAGACGGCGCCGGACCGGCCGAACGTGCTGCTCGGGGTGGACCTGGCGGTCCCGGTCCTTCGCATCCGGCCCATCCGGAGAAACCCCCGGCCCGAACTGGACCGGCTCCGGGCCCTGATCAGCGCCCTGGGCCTGTAG
- a CDS encoding Eco57I restriction-modification methylase domain-containing protein, whose product MSSSAALSPRACERLIADLTGEIGAKAAVSWAHAAALVKHAAAHGLVAALRQGSAGPDHTRRVLGALASSHPALEPLADPQVVPLWESPISPAGWELVARLWNAAPIGDDGHRIDGYRLGDAYQALSADARKSRALCQTPPWVAELLLDLSLEPALDDVGADHVRMIDPACGTGHILLSALHRVRAYRPRGRAPYAGATVERSLERALQAVHGVDLDPYAAALTRYRLLATTAGILGGPIAAVPAGWPVQVAAADALLDTDEPLLQPGRYHAVVGNPPYITVRDPQVREQIRRAYPQVCSGKYSLALPFTVLMTNLARPAGTIAQLTANSFMKREFGKKYIEQYLSRLDLTWVIDTSGAYIPGHGTPTLIMVHRARPPQGDTVIAIRGNRGEPGVPEDPSQGLVWRAIEEAVHQRLALDRLRRGFETHRRGDDPLSDIS is encoded by the coding sequence GTGTCTTCTTCCGCAGCACTCTCCCCTCGGGCCTGCGAGCGCCTGATCGCCGATCTCACCGGCGAGATCGGCGCCAAGGCCGCAGTCTCCTGGGCCCACGCGGCCGCCCTGGTCAAGCACGCCGCCGCCCACGGCCTCGTCGCCGCGCTGCGCCAGGGCAGCGCCGGCCCCGATCACACCAGGCGCGTCCTGGGCGCGCTGGCCAGCTCGCACCCGGCGCTCGAACCGCTCGCCGACCCGCAGGTCGTCCCCCTCTGGGAGAGCCCGATCAGCCCGGCCGGCTGGGAACTGGTCGCCCGGCTGTGGAACGCCGCACCGATCGGCGACGACGGTCACCGCATCGACGGATACCGCTTGGGAGACGCCTACCAGGCGTTGTCGGCCGACGCCCGGAAGTCGAGGGCGCTATGCCAGACCCCTCCCTGGGTCGCGGAGTTGCTGCTCGATCTCTCCCTCGAGCCGGCGCTCGACGACGTCGGCGCCGACCACGTCCGGATGATCGACCCCGCCTGCGGGACCGGGCACATCCTGCTATCCGCCCTCCACCGTGTCCGGGCTTACCGGCCGCGAGGGCGGGCCCCGTACGCCGGGGCTACGGTCGAGCGTTCCCTGGAGCGTGCCCTCCAGGCCGTGCACGGCGTCGACCTCGACCCCTACGCCGCCGCTCTGACGCGGTACCGGCTCCTCGCGACGACCGCCGGCATCCTGGGCGGCCCCATCGCGGCCGTGCCCGCCGGCTGGCCCGTGCAGGTCGCCGCGGCCGACGCGCTGCTCGACACCGACGAGCCGCTGCTCCAGCCGGGCCGCTACCACGCGGTCGTGGGCAACCCGCCCTACATCACGGTCCGCGACCCCCAGGTGCGCGAGCAGATCCGGCGCGCCTACCCGCAGGTGTGCAGCGGCAAGTACAGCCTCGCGCTGCCCTTCACCGTGCTGATGACCAACCTGGCCCGGCCAGCCGGAACGATCGCGCAGCTCACGGCCAACTCGTTCATGAAGCGCGAGTTCGGCAAGAAGTACATCGAGCAGTACCTCTCCCGCTTGGACCTGACCTGGGTGATCGACACGTCGGGGGCGTACATCCCTGGCCACGGGACGCCCACGCTGATCATGGTCCACAGGGCGAGGCCGCCGCAGGGGGACACCGTGATCGCCATCCGCGGCAACCGGGGCGAGCCCGGGGTGCCGGAGGACCCGTCCCAAGGCCTGGTGTGGAGAGCAATCGAGGAGGCGGTCCACCAGCGACTGGCGCTCGACCGCCTGCGCCGGGGGTTCGAGACGCACCGCAGGGGAGACGATCCCCTCTCGGATATTTCTTAA
- a CDS encoding DUF3263 domain-containing protein, with protein MADHPLSTPPDAIRPPAPPPNSPDSDRAGRAEGVPAARLALSEHDSALLDFEHRHWPRSTPAAPGPKEAAIRQELGISPTRYYQLLNGLMDSEAALARHPVMINRLRAVRESRRIARQ; from the coding sequence GTGGCAGACCACCCATTGAGCACCCCGCCCGACGCCATCCGACCTCCCGCGCCGCCACCGAACAGCCCAGACAGCGACAGGGCGGGCAGGGCGGAGGGGGTCCCCGCAGCCCGACTGGCCCTCAGCGAGCACGACTCCGCCCTCCTGGACTTCGAGCACAGGCACTGGCCCAGGTCGACTCCCGCTGCCCCGGGGCCAAAGGAAGCGGCGATCCGGCAGGAACTCGGCATCTCGCCGACGCGCTACTACCAGCTGCTCAACGGCCTCATGGATAGCGAAGCAGCCCTCGCCCGCCACCCCGTGATGATCAATCGCCTCCGAGCCGTGCGGGAGAGTCGGCGGATCGCGCGGCAGTAG